A single genomic interval of Bradyrhizobium japonicum USDA 6 harbors:
- a CDS encoding cupin domain-containing protein has product MDGRGETNGPKDAPAIEADDAVDQRLGETVRLLRQRAGLSIQDVATKTGLSNGMISQLERARAMPSIRTLRLLSIALDVPISYFFETSDPADVQRYIVRKNSRRLLRLTASGVVKEALTPADKGQLELYELTLNPGASSGTDFLQHTGEKAGYILSGSLRLWLDNQAHLLEAGDSFRFPSIVPHMFDNPTQQAARVIWVTTLRQTDSPAG; this is encoded by the coding sequence ATGGATGGTCGCGGCGAGACCAACGGCCCGAAGGACGCCCCGGCAATCGAGGCCGACGATGCGGTCGACCAGCGGCTCGGCGAAACCGTTCGGCTGCTGCGGCAGCGCGCCGGCCTCTCGATCCAGGACGTCGCCACCAAGACCGGACTCTCCAACGGCATGATCAGCCAGCTCGAACGCGCGCGCGCCATGCCGTCGATACGGACCCTGCGCCTGCTCAGCATCGCGCTCGACGTTCCCATCTCCTACTTCTTCGAGACCAGCGATCCCGCCGATGTGCAGCGCTACATCGTGCGCAAGAACAGCCGGCGCCTGCTGCGGCTCACCGCCAGCGGCGTCGTCAAGGAAGCGCTGACGCCGGCAGACAAGGGCCAGCTCGAACTCTATGAGCTGACGCTCAACCCCGGCGCCTCGTCCGGCACCGACTTCTTGCAGCACACGGGCGAGAAGGCCGGCTACATCCTCTCCGGCAGCCTGCGGCTGTGGCTCGACAACCAGGCTCATCTGCTCGAGGCCGGCGACAGTTTTCGCTTTCCGAGCATCGTGCCACACATGTTCGACAACCCGACCCAGCAGGCCGCGCGTGTGATCTGGGTCACGACGCTGCGCCAGACCGATTCGC
- a CDS encoding peptide ABC transporter substrate-binding protein, producing the protein MADSTGKFGVGGLHHLGIPNRRQFFQLGAGAAAGWTLAGNAFAQTERPTSPPDKPRGQVIAALSQEPTVFHPLMPGIEVDQGIWWQVFSPLWFIEPDGKFVPDLAREVPTVENGGLSADGLTWKIKLRSDVKWHDGTPFTAEDVKFSLDLINNPDFRVRNRVGHNLVKDIKVVAPDEIHWRMEAPYSPYMSILSLTFIVPKHILEKLSDPNASPFHNAPVGTGPFRWGERVPGDHIQLNAHAGYHGKGPYVERVVFKYIPDLTVLYTQFRTGQVDYTGLQGILPNFVQEAKTLKGRKIFVSATSSVEHVAPNLEFGPFADRAVREALYLAINKQAIIDALNYGLPTQTESFVPQQAWSFQQGLPQHKYDPAKANALLDAAGWTRGSGGIREKGGVKLEFTNSTTSGNAVREQTQQLLIQDWRAIGAAMRVNNMPAAVIWGDFWQQSKFNSVLVSVNFMLGSDPDVTPRFGSGAIPAKGGRGYNTYQYRSPEADRLLAEGAKQFDLAQRKTTYGDLQKLIRNDLAILPLFQGFIAEGVKEGLQGFRPNINTSINCWNIREWYWA; encoded by the coding sequence ATGGCAGACAGCACCGGCAAGTTCGGCGTTGGCGGACTGCATCATCTCGGCATTCCGAATCGCCGACAATTCTTCCAGCTCGGCGCGGGCGCCGCGGCGGGATGGACCCTTGCAGGCAACGCCTTTGCACAGACCGAACGCCCGACCAGTCCGCCGGACAAGCCGCGCGGGCAAGTGATCGCGGCGCTGTCGCAGGAGCCGACCGTCTTTCATCCGCTGATGCCGGGGATCGAGGTCGATCAGGGCATCTGGTGGCAGGTGTTCTCGCCGCTCTGGTTCATCGAACCCGACGGCAAGTTCGTCCCTGATCTCGCGCGTGAAGTCCCGACCGTCGAGAATGGCGGCCTGTCGGCCGATGGCCTGACCTGGAAGATCAAGCTGCGCAGCGACGTGAAATGGCACGACGGCACGCCGTTCACGGCCGAGGACGTCAAGTTCTCGCTGGACCTGATCAACAATCCCGACTTCCGCGTCCGCAATCGCGTCGGCCACAACCTCGTCAAGGACATCAAGGTCGTCGCGCCCGACGAGATCCACTGGCGGATGGAGGCTCCCTATTCGCCCTACATGTCGATCCTGTCGCTCACCTTCATCGTGCCGAAGCACATCCTGGAGAAGCTGTCGGATCCGAACGCCTCGCCGTTCCACAATGCGCCTGTCGGCACCGGGCCTTTCCGCTGGGGCGAGCGCGTGCCCGGCGACCATATTCAATTGAATGCCCACGCCGGCTATCACGGCAAGGGACCTTACGTCGAACGCGTGGTCTTCAAATACATTCCCGATCTCACCGTGCTCTACACCCAGTTCCGCACGGGGCAGGTCGACTACACCGGCCTGCAAGGCATCTTGCCGAACTTCGTGCAGGAGGCGAAGACGCTGAAGGGCCGCAAGATCTTCGTCTCCGCGACCTCGTCGGTGGAGCACGTCGCACCCAACCTCGAATTCGGCCCCTTCGCCGATCGCGCGGTGCGCGAGGCGCTCTACCTTGCCATCAACAAGCAGGCGATCATCGATGCGCTGAACTATGGCCTGCCGACGCAGACCGAGAGCTTCGTGCCGCAACAGGCCTGGTCGTTCCAGCAGGGCCTGCCGCAGCACAAATACGATCCGGCCAAGGCCAACGCGCTGCTCGATGCCGCCGGTTGGACCCGCGGCTCCGGCGGCATTCGTGAGAAGGGTGGGGTCAAGCTCGAATTCACCAACTCGACCACGTCAGGCAATGCCGTGCGCGAGCAGACCCAGCAGCTCCTGATACAGGACTGGCGCGCGATCGGCGCGGCGATGCGGGTCAACAACATGCCGGCCGCAGTGATCTGGGGTGATTTCTGGCAGCAGTCGAAGTTCAATTCGGTGCTGGTGTCCGTGAACTTCATGCTCGGCAGCGACCCCGACGTGACGCCGCGCTTCGGCTCCGGCGCGATCCCGGCCAAGGGCGGCCGCGGTTACAACACCTATCAGTACAGGAGCCCGGAGGCCGATCGTCTGCTCGCCGAGGGCGCCAAGCAGTTCGATCTCGCCCAACGCAAGACGACCTATGGCGATCTGCAAAAGCTGATCCGCAACGACCTCGCCATCCTGCCACTGTTCCAGGGTTTTATCGCCGAGGGCGTGAAGGAGGGGCTGCAAGGCTTCCGTCCCAACATCAACACCTCCATCAACTGCTGGAACATCCGCGAATGGTACTGGGCCTGA
- a CDS encoding ABC transporter permease, which produces MARYVVNRLAQAIMLLVIVSAIGFALLHLAPGGPLSQFAASAQMTQEDLDRVTKQLGLDRPLPIQYLDWFGRMLKGDWGKSYRDGEAVLSVISSHLGATLELMATATIIAVLLGCWIGILGALRRYSLFDSLATVGAMIALSIPTFWFGLVTIYVFSVKLGWLPAGNRQTIGDGSFLDLLHHLIAPSMVLALVETAMWGRFMRSSMLEVINQDYIRTARAKGMPEWRILTVHALRNALLPMITVAGLQFPTLLGGALVAETVFTWPGMGRLFLDSIGYRDYPVVMGILMFSATMVLIGSLLADILYAVVDPRIRVG; this is translated from the coding sequence ATGGCCCGTTACGTCGTCAACCGCCTGGCGCAGGCGATCATGCTGCTGGTGATCGTCTCCGCGATCGGCTTTGCCCTCCTGCATCTGGCGCCCGGCGGTCCGCTCTCGCAGTTCGCGGCGTCCGCGCAGATGACGCAGGAGGACCTCGACCGCGTCACCAAGCAGCTCGGCCTCGATCGCCCGTTGCCGATCCAGTATCTCGACTGGTTCGGCCGCATGCTGAAAGGCGATTGGGGCAAGTCCTATCGCGACGGCGAGGCGGTGCTGTCGGTGATCTCCTCCCATCTCGGCGCCACGCTGGAGCTGATGGCGACCGCGACCATCATCGCGGTACTCCTCGGCTGCTGGATCGGCATACTCGGTGCGCTCCGGCGATATTCGCTGTTCGATTCGCTCGCCACCGTCGGCGCGATGATCGCGCTGTCGATCCCGACCTTCTGGTTCGGCCTCGTCACCATCTACGTGTTCTCGGTGAAGCTCGGCTGGCTGCCGGCCGGCAATCGCCAGACTATCGGCGACGGCTCCTTCCTCGACCTGCTGCATCATCTGATCGCGCCGTCGATGGTGCTGGCGCTGGTCGAGACCGCGATGTGGGGCCGCTTCATGCGCTCCTCCATGCTCGAGGTGATCAATCAGGATTACATCCGCACCGCGCGCGCCAAGGGTATGCCGGAATGGCGCATCCTCACCGTCCACGCGCTGCGCAACGCGTTGCTGCCGATGATTACGGTCGCGGGCTTGCAATTTCCGACGCTGCTCGGTGGTGCACTGGTCGCCGAGACCGTGTTCACCTGGCCCGGCATGGGTCGGCTGTTCCTGGATTCCATCGGCTACCGCGACTATCCCGTGGTGATGGGCATCCTGATGTTCTCGGCGACGATGGTGTTGATCGGCTCGCTGCTCGCCGACATCCTCTATGCCGTCGTCGATCCGCGCATCCGGGTGGGCTAG